One genomic segment of Actinoplanes ianthinogenes includes these proteins:
- the gsmA gene encoding sporangiospore maturation cell wall hydrolase GsmA, translating to MRHSSRRLLTGAALVLAAGAGLGLAPTAASAAGVTAIVDVNSQLKVRAKPSLAATVTGTLHDGQKITVACQVAGQSVRGKVRTTAAWDRLTNGYYVSHSYVTTNWKIPACGGTPAADRVKTKPAQSGATAYVTAKVRTADGAVNVRTAPSTQGASVRKVANGATVQLVCSVPGSTVRGTVRTSGQWDRTTDGRYLSHAYVVAATLAACATSSPTAPATPSMTQTQFIAAAVPGAQQGWRQFGVPPSVTIAQAILESGWGRSGLAAVDKNFFGIKCQSGKFGTIASGCHVYQTTECDKAGKCFATSDAFRTYATMAHSFRDHGYFLKVNQRYTPAFVYTKDANNFIWQVWKAGYATDPNYYTKVTGIMAAYRLYQYDTWK from the coding sequence ATGAGGCACAGCTCCCGACGACTGCTCACCGGCGCCGCGCTGGTGCTTGCCGCCGGGGCCGGGCTGGGATTGGCGCCGACGGCCGCCAGCGCGGCCGGGGTCACCGCCATCGTCGACGTGAACAGCCAGCTCAAGGTGCGGGCCAAGCCGTCGCTGGCGGCCACCGTCACGGGCACCCTGCACGACGGCCAGAAGATCACGGTGGCCTGCCAGGTGGCCGGGCAGAGCGTGCGTGGCAAGGTGCGCACCACCGCGGCCTGGGACCGGCTGACCAACGGGTACTACGTGTCGCACTCGTACGTCACGACGAACTGGAAGATCCCGGCGTGCGGCGGGACTCCGGCGGCCGACAGGGTGAAGACCAAGCCGGCGCAGAGCGGGGCCACCGCGTACGTGACGGCGAAGGTGCGGACCGCGGACGGGGCGGTGAACGTCCGGACCGCGCCGTCCACCCAGGGCGCCTCGGTGCGCAAGGTGGCCAACGGCGCCACCGTGCAGCTGGTCTGCTCGGTGCCCGGCTCGACCGTCCGGGGCACGGTGCGTACCTCCGGCCAGTGGGACCGGACGACCGACGGGCGGTACCTCTCGCACGCCTACGTCGTCGCCGCCACCCTGGCCGCCTGCGCGACCTCGTCACCGACCGCGCCGGCCACCCCGTCGATGACCCAGACGCAGTTCATCGCGGCCGCGGTGCCCGGCGCCCAGCAGGGCTGGCGGCAGTTCGGCGTCCCGCCGTCGGTCACCATCGCCCAGGCGATCCTGGAGTCCGGCTGGGGCCGCAGCGGCCTCGCCGCGGTGGACAAGAACTTCTTCGGGATCAAGTGCCAGAGCGGCAAGTTCGGCACCATCGCCAGCGGCTGCCACGTCTACCAGACCACCGAGTGCGACAAGGCCGGCAAGTGTTTCGCCACGTCGGACGCGTTCCGGACCTACGCCACGATGGCGCACTCGTTCCGTGACCACGGGTACTTCCTGAAGGTCAACCAGCGGTACACGCCGGCGTTCGTCTACACCAAGGACGCCAACAACTTCATCTGGCAGGTGTGGAAGGCCGGTTACGCGACCGACCCGAACTACTACACCAAGGTCACCGGCATCATGGCGGCCTACCGGCTCTACCAGTACGACACCTGGAAGTAA
- a CDS encoding phosphatase PAP2 family protein, with translation MTAVAQRARSETTPAPGRWHAISPLLVAVLAAAGAYLVYAVFIRTGLGQAVDTASMRGGDVRHEQVTQVLSRTLQATQLAALAIVCLVAVAVSVLRRRIDLAIGAALLVIAANVAVQQFKAHLDRPDLDGTGMPNSFPSGHTAAAASVAFVLILVFPRALRGAMGLLGAAYVTIVAVATVWAEWHRPSDTVAALLIVLACGALITWVIRLRRSGGERPSITPARVATLPLALVGAISTAACLFGLATVAMSERVLPDLVSGRFAFLTGVAGIVSAVAGTFYFWVRLTAGDPLAPSQGGTK, from the coding sequence ATGACGGCGGTCGCACAACGGGCACGCAGCGAGACCACCCCGGCCCCGGGCCGGTGGCACGCCATATCGCCGCTGCTGGTCGCGGTGCTCGCGGCGGCCGGGGCGTACCTGGTCTACGCGGTCTTCATCCGCACCGGACTGGGCCAGGCCGTGGACACCGCCTCGATGCGCGGCGGCGACGTGCGGCACGAGCAGGTGACCCAGGTGCTCAGCCGGACCCTGCAGGCCACCCAACTCGCCGCGCTGGCGATCGTCTGCCTGGTCGCGGTCGCGGTCAGCGTCCTGCGCCGGCGCATCGACCTGGCGATCGGCGCGGCGCTGCTGGTGATCGCCGCCAATGTCGCCGTCCAGCAGTTCAAGGCCCACCTGGACCGGCCCGACCTGGACGGCACCGGGATGCCGAACTCGTTCCCCAGCGGCCACACCGCGGCCGCCGCGTCGGTCGCGTTCGTGCTGATCCTGGTCTTCCCGAGGGCGCTGCGCGGCGCGATGGGCCTGCTCGGCGCGGCCTACGTCACCATCGTCGCGGTGGCCACCGTGTGGGCCGAGTGGCACCGGCCGAGCGACACCGTCGCCGCCCTGCTGATCGTGCTGGCCTGCGGCGCCCTGATCACCTGGGTGATCCGGCTGCGCCGGTCCGGCGGCGAACGGCCGTCGATCACCCCGGCCCGGGTGGCCACCCTGCCGCTCGCGCTGGTCGGCGCGATCTCGACCGCGGCCTGCCTGTTCGGCCTGGCCACGGTGGCCATGTCGGAACGGGTCCTGCCGGATCTGGTGTCCGGCCGCTTCGCCTTCCTCACCGGGGTGGCGGGCATCGTGTCCGCCGTCGCCGGCACGTTCTATTTCTGGGTCCGGCTCACCGCCGGTGATCCGCTGGCCCCCTCCCAAGGAGGCACCAAATGA
- a CDS encoding ATP-binding protein, which yields MVEGRSRYTGPALAAAVVLAGLLVTLLTVAGLRAAQRENTRRVMDQRAQMAVAAVRAETDRYRTLLDTVAAGMATDNDLTWDDFDQASAPLETAGLLGAAAVAYVVPVPAAGVPAAQAYWQARGAAGLTLHPGSGRNEHYFPIFTRVLTEDGAGAGSGVDLGTVAQPVAALDAARQTMRSTVSDTYVLLRDRDLPAGRQQQSFAFVAPIWTRSNDPVFRGWVVLALRGGDFLSGVLSTVSQGQLDGSLVAVNSDGSRAEVAELRVGGEPDLSRERPIPVADHTWLLGLRADSGRLPGAGGRLPVTVLAGGLVLTALLAWLVYVLATGRARARARVEQATAGLREAEAESRKQAGLLGAIMTTIGDGVSVVDDTGRVLLENPAAQRLMGVSESSDRPEDWQEHYGAYRADGVTPLPTEEMPLIRAIRGEATAGAEVVIRNARRPEGVLLGIDARPLDPSGGQPGAVAVFRDITDLRRHETDLSIFAGVVAHDLKAPLAIARGHCELAVEDLEDTEAVRGSLRRIMRAVDRMDALIETLLAYSTARDAPLRITAVDLLPLVQEVLQERAASLRGAGGPEPVWSVGEMPAVRADPALLRHVLDNLVGNAFKYVRPGARPCADVTAVPAGPGWTRIEVSDAGIGIPEDERSRVFESFHRAQGAAGYAGTGLGLAICRRIVERHGGEIGIEDNAGGGTRFFFTLPLAGAEEAQMRHIPKEPAEEDDAKVRAALDRALAERAAILDSRLPGLSALPAADPSAHDPAAARLRAPVPDHQHQD from the coding sequence ATGGTGGAGGGACGGAGCCGATACACCGGCCCGGCGCTGGCCGCCGCGGTCGTGCTCGCCGGGCTCCTGGTCACGCTGCTGACGGTGGCCGGGCTGCGCGCCGCCCAGCGGGAGAACACCCGCCGGGTGATGGATCAGCGCGCCCAGATGGCGGTCGCCGCGGTCCGCGCCGAGACCGATCGCTACCGCACCCTGCTCGACACCGTCGCCGCCGGGATGGCCACCGACAACGACCTGACCTGGGACGACTTCGACCAGGCCAGCGCACCGCTGGAGACCGCCGGGCTGCTCGGCGCGGCCGCGGTCGCCTACGTCGTGCCGGTACCGGCCGCCGGGGTGCCGGCCGCCCAGGCGTACTGGCAGGCGCGCGGCGCGGCCGGGCTGACGCTGCACCCGGGGAGCGGCCGGAACGAGCACTACTTCCCGATCTTCACCCGGGTGCTGACCGAGGACGGGGCCGGCGCCGGGAGCGGCGTCGACCTGGGCACGGTGGCCCAGCCGGTGGCCGCCCTGGACGCGGCCCGGCAGACCATGCGCAGCACCGTCTCGGACACCTACGTGCTGCTGCGTGACCGGGACCTGCCGGCCGGGCGGCAGCAGCAGTCGTTCGCCTTCGTCGCGCCGATCTGGACCCGGTCGAACGATCCGGTGTTCCGCGGCTGGGTGGTGCTCGCCCTGCGCGGTGGCGACTTCCTGTCCGGCGTGCTCAGCACGGTCAGCCAGGGTCAGCTGGACGGCAGCCTGGTCGCGGTGAACAGCGACGGCAGCCGCGCCGAGGTCGCCGAGCTGCGGGTCGGCGGTGAACCGGACCTGTCCCGGGAGCGGCCGATCCCGGTCGCCGACCACACCTGGCTGCTCGGTCTGCGGGCCGACTCCGGCCGGCTGCCCGGCGCGGGCGGACGCCTGCCGGTCACCGTGCTGGCCGGCGGCCTGGTCCTCACCGCTCTGCTGGCCTGGCTGGTCTATGTGCTGGCCACCGGCCGCGCCCGGGCCCGTGCCCGGGTCGAGCAGGCGACCGCCGGGCTGCGGGAGGCCGAGGCGGAGAGCCGGAAACAGGCCGGGCTGCTCGGCGCGATCATGACGACGATCGGGGACGGGGTCAGCGTCGTCGACGACACCGGGCGGGTGCTGCTGGAGAATCCCGCGGCCCAGCGCCTGATGGGGGTCAGCGAGTCCAGCGACCGCCCGGAGGACTGGCAGGAGCACTACGGGGCGTACCGGGCGGACGGCGTGACGCCGCTGCCGACCGAGGAGATGCCGCTGATCCGGGCGATACGCGGGGAGGCGACCGCCGGGGCCGAGGTGGTGATCCGGAACGCGAGGCGGCCGGAGGGCGTGCTGCTCGGCATCGACGCGCGGCCGCTGGACCCGAGCGGCGGGCAGCCCGGGGCGGTCGCGGTGTTCCGGGACATCACCGACCTGCGGCGGCACGAGACCGACCTGTCGATCTTCGCGGGCGTGGTGGCGCACGACCTCAAGGCCCCGCTCGCCATCGCGCGGGGGCACTGCGAGCTGGCCGTCGAGGACCTCGAGGACACCGAGGCGGTGCGCGGGTCGCTGCGCCGGATCATGCGGGCCGTGGACCGGATGGACGCGCTGATCGAGACGCTGCTGGCGTACAGCACGGCCCGGGACGCGCCGCTGCGGATCACCGCGGTGGACCTGCTGCCGCTGGTCCAGGAGGTGCTCCAGGAGCGGGCCGCGAGCCTGCGCGGCGCCGGTGGGCCGGAACCGGTCTGGTCGGTGGGGGAGATGCCGGCGGTGCGGGCCGACCCGGCGCTGCTCCGGCACGTGCTGGACAACCTGGTCGGCAACGCTTTCAAGTACGTCCGGCCGGGCGCCCGCCCGTGCGCCGACGTGACCGCGGTCCCGGCCGGCCCGGGCTGGACCCGGATCGAGGTCAGCGACGCCGGGATCGGGATCCCGGAGGACGAGAGGTCCCGGGTGTTCGAGTCGTTCCACCGGGCGCAGGGCGCGGCCGGGTACGCCGGCACCGGGCTCGGCCTGGCCATCTGCCGGCGGATCGTGGAGCGGCACGGCGGCGAGATCGGTATCGAGGACAACGCCGGCGGGGGGACGCGGTTCTTCTTCACCCTGCCGCTGGCCGGCGCGGAGGAGGCGCAGATGAGGCACATCCCGAAGGAACCCGCGGAGGAGGACGACGCCAAGGTGCGCGCCGCCCTGGACCGGGCGCTCGCCGAGCGGGCGGCGATCC
- a CDS encoding general stress protein: protein MPPGPAGVPQLPAQTLGQAGNTAATVVVGSYADYALAQKAVDYLSDNKFPVERTSIVGTDLRLVENVLGRLTTARAAAAGAASGAWFGLFIGVLFGLFSNSNWFAVILTTVIIGAIWGAVFGAIAHAATGGRRDFSSRSSLQAAQYAVLADAEVADEARTLLVRLNWQASGAQ, encoded by the coding sequence ATTCCGCCGGGACCGGCCGGCGTGCCGCAACTGCCGGCGCAGACGCTCGGGCAGGCCGGGAACACCGCCGCGACCGTGGTGGTCGGCAGCTATGCCGACTACGCACTCGCGCAGAAGGCCGTCGACTACCTCTCCGACAACAAGTTCCCGGTCGAGCGCACCTCGATCGTCGGCACCGACCTGCGCCTGGTCGAAAACGTCCTGGGCCGCCTCACCACGGCCCGCGCGGCGGCTGCCGGAGCGGCCAGCGGCGCCTGGTTCGGACTGTTCATCGGTGTGCTGTTCGGCCTGTTCAGCAACTCGAACTGGTTCGCCGTCATCCTCACCACGGTGATCATCGGCGCGATTTGGGGCGCCGTCTTCGGCGCCATCGCCCACGCGGCCACCGGTGGCCGCCGCGACTTCTCGTCCCGCAGCTCGCTCCAGGCCGCCCAGTATGCGGTCCTCGCCGACGCCGAGGTGGCCGACGAAGCCCGCACCCTCCTGGTCCGCCTCAACTGGCAAGCCAGCGGCGCCCAATAG